The proteins below come from a single Edaphobacter acidisoli genomic window:
- a CDS encoding DUF507 family protein → MRISRDKLNKLAHTVADTLAEIDACDFLEDRNTIRQEARKALEKLLTEETRIDAAARQKIASQRKIIIEGSQEWDILYRKYYNDEVKKLGL, encoded by the coding sequence ATGAGAATCTCGCGCGACAAACTGAACAAGCTGGCCCATACGGTGGCCGATACGCTGGCCGAGATCGACGCGTGCGATTTTCTGGAAGATCGCAACACGATCCGTCAGGAGGCGCGCAAGGCGCTCGAAAAGCTGCTGACGGAAGAGACCAGGATCGACGCGGCGGCGCGGCAGAAGATCGCTTCGCAGCGGAAGATCATCATCGAAGGGTCGCAGGAGTGGGACATCCTCTATCGCAAGTACTACAACGATGAGGTCAAGAAGCTGGGGTTGTAG
- a CDS encoding PIN domain-containing protein translates to MIGLDTNLLVRFIMQDDPIQSRQVRNIIERRLTERNPGFVSLATILETAWVLESSYRQSGKQIAEAVHRILQVETFVIQNEQEVYTAMIALETGLGSFDDALIAALGSWAGCTSTLTFDRKASRMHGFELLA, encoded by the coding sequence ATGATCGGCCTCGACACCAATCTCCTCGTCCGCTTCATCATGCAGGACGATCCGATTCAATCCAGACAGGTTCGGAACATCATCGAGCGCAGATTGACGGAACGTAACCCCGGCTTCGTCAGCCTTGCGACGATCCTTGAGACCGCTTGGGTGCTCGAAAGCTCCTATCGACAATCAGGAAAACAGATTGCCGAAGCGGTCCATCGTATCCTCCAGGTCGAGACCTTCGTCATCCAGAACGAACAGGAGGTCTATACCGCAATGATTGCCCTCGAAACTGGTCTAGGTTCGTTTGACGATGCCCTGATCGCCGCTCTCGGCTCCTGGGCTGGCTGCACGTCCACACTCACCTTCGACCGCAAGGCCTCGCGTATGCACGGCTTCGAACTCCTCGCATGA
- the recJ gene encoding single-stranded-DNA-specific exonuclease RecJ produces the protein MPSATTATELWSLKTEDPAQVEQLATVLACPLTIAHLLIQRGLADPAAAHTYLNPSIDDLHDPMLMLGMSAAVERIQRAVAASEPILIYGDYDVDGTTATVLLKTAIERIAPKDKPTQVRYHVPHRLREGYGMQTTVLGDAAESGIRLVISVDTGIRAFAAAREARSLGLDLIVTDHHLPDEAVGIPDALAVINPMQANCPYPFKHLCGAAVAFKLSHAILAAAAQTDEQRSKLKQALIPSFLKLVAIATIADSVPLEGENRVIAALGLRELRNPVQPGLRALMQVAQVPTDRSPSATEVAFRIAPRINAAGRMDVASDVVELFLTRDPAHAAALAEKLHRLNDDRRAIEQQALDAIDVRLEALRSLGELTPACLVLDSTDWHRGVLGILASRVVERTSRPALVLTHEDGQAHGSGRSIPGFHLLDAITAADNTGPLFTRFGGHAHAVGFSLPSDRVELLRTRLESYGLPLSSEVTSATAIECDAELTLTELTYELTNWLERCGPYGIGNREPIFITRNATLAAPARIIKDKHICLDLAQPNGGPRLSALGWSRSTDWLARCAELTKDSRIDLAYRLRAKNNPQYPGLELELIDLRLA, from the coding sequence ATGCCCTCCGCCACAACCGCAACCGAACTATGGTCACTTAAAACGGAAGACCCTGCACAGGTAGAACAGCTAGCCACCGTACTAGCCTGCCCACTCACCATCGCACATCTGCTCATCCAGCGCGGCCTTGCCGACCCCGCAGCCGCGCACACCTACCTCAACCCATCCATCGATGACCTGCACGACCCGATGCTGATGCTTGGCATGTCAGCCGCCGTCGAGCGCATCCAGCGTGCCGTCGCCGCCAGCGAGCCCATCCTCATCTACGGCGACTACGACGTCGACGGCACCACCGCCACAGTCCTGCTCAAGACCGCCATCGAACGCATCGCGCCAAAGGACAAGCCCACCCAGGTGCGCTACCACGTGCCACACCGCCTCCGCGAAGGCTACGGCATGCAAACCACCGTGCTCGGCGACGCAGCCGAGTCAGGCATCCGCCTCGTCATCAGCGTGGACACTGGCATCCGCGCCTTCGCCGCTGCCCGCGAGGCTCGCTCCCTCGGCCTCGACCTCATCGTCACCGACCACCATCTGCCCGACGAAGCCGTAGGCATCCCCGACGCCCTCGCCGTCATCAACCCCATGCAGGCCAACTGCCCCTACCCCTTCAAGCATCTCTGCGGAGCCGCCGTCGCCTTCAAGCTGAGCCACGCAATCCTCGCCGCCGCAGCCCAGACCGACGAACAGCGAAGCAAGCTGAAGCAAGCTCTCATCCCATCCTTTCTGAAGCTCGTCGCCATCGCCACCATCGCCGACTCCGTCCCACTCGAAGGCGAAAACCGAGTCATCGCCGCGCTCGGACTCCGCGAATTGCGCAACCCAGTCCAACCCGGCCTCCGCGCGCTCATGCAAGTAGCGCAAGTCCCCACTGACCGCTCTCCATCCGCCACCGAAGTCGCCTTCCGCATCGCTCCACGCATCAACGCCGCCGGACGTATGGACGTCGCCAGCGACGTCGTCGAACTCTTCCTCACCCGAGACCCCGCACACGCCGCCGCGCTCGCAGAAAAACTCCACCGCCTCAACGACGATCGCCGCGCCATTGAACAGCAGGCCCTCGACGCCATCGACGTCCGGCTCGAAGCCCTGCGCAGCCTGGGCGAACTCACCCCCGCCTGCCTCGTACTCGACAGCACCGACTGGCACCGCGGCGTCCTCGGCATCCTCGCTTCGCGCGTCGTCGAACGCACCAGCCGTCCCGCGCTCGTCCTCACGCACGAAGACGGCCAGGCCCACGGCTCAGGCCGATCCATCCCCGGCTTCCATCTGCTCGACGCCATCACCGCAGCCGACAACACAGGCCCACTCTTCACCCGCTTCGGCGGACACGCCCACGCCGTCGGCTTCTCCCTGCCCTCCGACCGAGTCGAGCTCCTCCGCACACGCCTCGAAAGCTACGGCCTGCCGCTCAGCAGCGAAGTGACTTCAGCCACAGCCATCGAGTGCGACGCCGAACTCACCCTCACCGAACTCACCTACGAACTCACCAACTGGCTTGAACGCTGCGGCCCCTACGGCATTGGCAACCGCGAACCCATCTTCATCACCCGCAACGCCACCCTCGCCGCCCCCGCCCGCATCATCAAAGACAAGCACATCTGCCTCGATCTCGCGCAGCCAAACGGAGGCCCGCGCCTCAGCGCACTCGGCTGGAGCCGCTCCACCGACTGGCTCGCACGCTGCGCCGAACTCACCAAAGACTCACGCATCGACCTCGCCTACCGCCTCCGCGCAAAAAACAATCCACAATACCCCGGCCTCGAACTGGAGCTCATCGATCTGCGGCTCGCCTGA
- a CDS encoding nuclear transport factor 2 family protein — MPTHAQSGAVPSDAQPDSLFKTVQALDTKLFDAYNQCDLKTFGSMIADDLEFYHDKTGLSVGKAPFIAAIKQNICGKVHRTLVPGSMEVYPLKGYGAVEIGVHRFTHPGRPQDGEGEAKFITLWQYKDGTWKVSRAISYDHESAAKDK, encoded by the coding sequence TTGCCAACTCATGCCCAATCCGGCGCAGTGCCATCCGACGCGCAGCCCGACTCACTCTTCAAGACGGTGCAAGCCCTGGACACCAAGCTCTTCGACGCCTACAACCAATGCGACCTAAAGACGTTTGGCTCGATGATCGCCGACGACCTGGAATTCTATCACGACAAGACCGGGCTATCCGTCGGCAAGGCTCCCTTTATCGCTGCGATCAAGCAAAACATCTGCGGCAAAGTCCACCGCACGCTGGTGCCCGGGTCCATGGAGGTCTATCCCCTCAAAGGCTACGGTGCCGTCGAGATAGGGGTACACCGGTTCACCCATCCCGGACGTCCGCAGGACGGTGAAGGCGAGGCCAAATTCATCACGCTGTGGCAGTACAAAGACGGAACCTGGAAGGTATCGCGCGCCATCAGCTACGACCACGAGTCTGCAGCCAAGGATAAGTAA
- a CDS encoding lysozyme inhibitor LprI family protein has protein sequence MAAIFLFLGLSATSFSQKCDYGSEKAFQATRQLLLNATSCRAASRILDECAWGSSADQEFSIIAVKKCEADFLPKLTPVMKKRYVEKMMLCDQRYADGSGTISISEAAICRMGVAYNFSRNPQKAATPPPRASFPCAKAATPLEYAICSDSELGHFDVFLSENYKAVLKSSSAKQQSILIADEKKWLKELPEKCGALTGHGQSSETLNCLREEFKRRVDLLDSCSMGGPDECEAEISRP, from the coding sequence ATGGCAGCCATCTTCCTGTTCCTTGGACTGAGCGCCACATCGTTTTCACAGAAATGTGACTACGGTAGCGAAAAGGCATTTCAGGCCACGAGACAGTTACTCTTGAACGCCACCTCCTGCCGCGCCGCATCCAGAATCCTGGACGAGTGCGCATGGGGATCAAGTGCTGATCAGGAATTCTCTATCATTGCAGTCAAAAAATGCGAGGCTGATTTCCTCCCAAAGCTCACACCAGTGATGAAAAAGCGTTATGTGGAAAAGATGATGCTCTGCGATCAGAGATACGCCGACGGGAGCGGAACAATATCCATCTCAGAGGCAGCAATTTGCAGAATGGGCGTTGCCTATAACTTTTCGCGCAACCCCCAAAAGGCCGCAACCCCTCCACCGCGTGCAAGCTTTCCATGCGCAAAAGCTGCCACTCCCCTGGAGTATGCAATCTGCTCAGACTCTGAACTTGGACATTTCGATGTGTTTCTATCCGAAAACTACAAGGCAGTCCTCAAATCCTCCTCTGCGAAACAGCAAAGCATACTTATTGCCGACGAGAAGAAGTGGCTCAAGGAACTTCCCGAGAAGTGCGGTGCGCTTACAGGCCACGGCCAATCATCGGAAACTCTTAACTGTTTAAGGGAAGAGTTCAAACGCCGCGTCGATCTTCTCGACTCATGCTCGATGGGTGGTCCGGATGAGTGTGAAGCAGAAATATCCCGCCCCTAA
- a CDS encoding efflux RND transporter periplasmic adaptor subunit — MPTTETRRLNPYLLWGIFLAVILLVFILVHAFTREDVEVRVAPVTRQNVIATTPTNGKVEPVNEFQAHAPAPGVVGKLYVKVGQQVKAGDLLVTMNNSDAAARLAAANTQLSTAQAAMHNMEQGGSQAERLDLSSQLDRARMQQAQASKSLTALEQLQAKGAASASEVAAAHERLQSASSTVENLQLRGTESYSPADQARVRAQLADARAAVAAAQTGYADANIRAPFPGTVYSVPVSQYDFVSAGEDLLDLADLNKIQIRAYFDEPEIGKLAVGQPVSIEWDAKPLQRWHGHISIAPTTVITYGTRNVGECLITVDDAHGDLLPNTNVTVTVTTSQRFNVLSVPREALHANNGDFVFRIVNGKLVRTPVVVGVVNLTRVEIVSGLSENDTVALSSISNRELTNGLAVKAVE, encoded by the coding sequence ATGCCGACCACAGAGACAAGACGCCTGAATCCTTACCTGCTGTGGGGCATCTTTCTCGCAGTTATCCTGCTTGTTTTCATCCTCGTTCACGCGTTCACCCGCGAGGACGTTGAAGTACGTGTCGCCCCGGTCACCCGCCAGAACGTGATTGCCACCACCCCAACCAATGGCAAAGTTGAGCCTGTCAACGAGTTCCAGGCCCATGCGCCAGCACCTGGTGTCGTAGGCAAGCTTTATGTGAAGGTCGGTCAGCAGGTCAAAGCAGGAGATCTGCTCGTCACCATGAACAACTCCGACGCTGCAGCCAGGCTCGCCGCAGCCAATACTCAGTTGAGCACCGCCCAGGCCGCCATGCACAACATGGAGCAGGGTGGCTCACAGGCTGAACGCCTCGACCTTTCAAGCCAGCTCGACCGCGCTCGGATGCAGCAGGCACAAGCGTCCAAAAGTCTCACCGCACTCGAGCAGCTTCAAGCCAAAGGCGCCGCCTCAGCGAGCGAAGTTGCCGCTGCGCACGAGCGTCTTCAATCCGCCAGCAGCACGGTAGAAAATCTTCAGCTTCGCGGCACCGAAAGCTACAGCCCGGCCGACCAGGCCCGCGTCCGCGCGCAGCTCGCCGACGCCAGGGCTGCCGTCGCAGCCGCTCAAACCGGCTACGCCGACGCAAACATCCGCGCACCATTCCCCGGCACGGTCTACTCCGTCCCCGTCTCGCAATACGACTTCGTCTCGGCGGGCGAAGACCTGCTCGACCTCGCCGACCTGAACAAGATCCAGATCCGCGCCTACTTCGACGAGCCCGAAATCGGCAAGCTCGCCGTCGGCCAGCCCGTCAGCATCGAGTGGGATGCAAAGCCTCTGCAGCGGTGGCATGGTCACATCAGCATTGCGCCAACGACAGTGATCACCTACGGCACTCGCAACGTCGGCGAATGCCTCATCACGGTCGATGATGCGCACGGCGACCTCCTGCCCAACACCAACGTCACCGTCACCGTCACGACCTCGCAGCGCTTCAACGTGCTCAGCGTGCCTCGCGAAGCCCTCCACGCCAACAACGGCGACTTCGTCTTCCGCATCGTCAACGGCAAGCTCGTTCGCACGCCTGTAGTCGTCGGCGTCGTCAATCTCACGCGCGTTGAAATCGTCAGCGGTCTTAGCGAAAACGACACGGTTGCTCTCAGTTCAATCAGCAACCGCGAGCTGACCAACGGCCTCGCCGTCAAGGCGGTCGAATAG
- the hpnJ gene encoding hopanoid biosynthesis associated radical SAM protein HpnJ has protein sequence MPLKTLFLNPPSFENFDGGASSRWPATREIESYWYPVWLAYPAGMLEGSRLLDAPPHHISADETIEIAKGYEFLVLFTSTVGWSGDHGLARAIKKANPSIKIAFVGPPVTTDPDRALNECEVIDFVCRREFDFSIVEYANGKPLNEILGISYKDANGVIQHNPDRPQVEDLDAMPWATKIYKRDMDVTKYNVPFLLHPYIALYSTRGCPAQCTFCLWPQTLSGHAWRKRSTDDVAAELKWAKENFPHVKEFFFDDDTFNIQKDRTIELCAKLKPLGITWSCTSRTTTHRDTLKAMKDAGCRLLIVGFESGDPQILKNIKKGATVERAREFVKDCHDLGLVIHADFILGLPGETKESIRNTINFAKTLDCETIQVSVAHAYPGTEFYDFAKKGGFITNEKMEDGGGHQMAHIEYPGLPTEYVMEQVHRFYDEYYFRPKAAFRVVWKAIVNRDVPRLYVEAKSFMKLRSQRNKAAKAKAEEKALKQQESVSMNA, from the coding sequence ATGCCCCTGAAAACACTGTTTCTGAACCCGCCTTCGTTTGAGAACTTTGACGGTGGCGCCAGCTCCCGCTGGCCTGCTACGCGCGAGATCGAATCCTACTGGTACCCGGTCTGGCTGGCCTATCCCGCCGGCATGCTCGAAGGCTCACGCCTCCTCGACGCTCCGCCGCACCACATCTCCGCCGACGAGACCATCGAAATCGCCAAAGGCTACGAATTCCTCGTCCTCTTCACCTCGACCGTAGGCTGGAGCGGCGACCACGGCCTCGCCCGCGCCATCAAGAAGGCGAACCCGTCCATCAAGATCGCCTTCGTCGGCCCCCCAGTCACAACCGACCCCGACCGCGCCCTGAACGAGTGCGAAGTCATCGACTTCGTCTGCCGCCGCGAGTTCGACTTCTCCATCGTCGAGTACGCCAACGGCAAGCCGCTCAACGAAATCCTCGGCATCTCCTACAAAGACGCCAACGGCGTCATCCAGCACAACCCTGACCGCCCGCAGGTCGAAGACCTTGACGCGATGCCCTGGGCCACCAAGATCTACAAGCGCGACATGGACGTCACCAAGTACAACGTGCCGTTCCTGCTGCATCCATACATCGCGCTCTACTCGACGCGCGGCTGCCCGGCGCAGTGCACCTTCTGCCTCTGGCCCCAGACGCTCTCCGGCCACGCCTGGCGCAAGCGCTCCACCGACGACGTCGCCGCCGAGCTCAAGTGGGCGAAGGAAAACTTCCCGCACGTCAAAGAGTTCTTCTTCGACGACGACACCTTCAACATCCAGAAGGACCGCACCATCGAGCTCTGCGCCAAACTCAAGCCGCTCGGCATCACCTGGTCCTGCACCTCGCGCACGACGACCCACCGCGACACCCTCAAGGCCATGAAGGACGCCGGCTGCCGCCTGCTCATCGTCGGCTTCGAGTCCGGCGACCCGCAGATCCTCAAGAACATCAAGAAGGGTGCCACTGTCGAGCGCGCGCGCGAGTTCGTCAAGGACTGCCACGACCTCGGCCTCGTCATTCACGCCGACTTCATCCTCGGCCTGCCCGGCGAGACGAAGGAGTCGATCCGCAACACCATCAACTTCGCCAAGACGCTCGATTGCGAGACCATCCAGGTCTCCGTCGCGCACGCCTACCCTGGCACGGAGTTCTACGACTTCGCGAAGAAGGGCGGCTTCATCACCAACGAGAAGATGGAAGACGGCGGCGGCCACCAGATGGCGCACATCGAATACCCCGGCCTGCCCACCGAGTACGTCATGGAGCAGGTCCATCGCTTCTACGACGAGTACTACTTCCGCCCGAAGGCCGCCTTCCGCGTCGTCTGGAAGGCCATCGTCAACCGCGACGTTCCGCGTCTCTATGTAGAAGCCAAGTCCTTCATGAAACTCCGCTCGCAGCGCAACAAGGCCGCCAAGGCCAAGGCCGAAGAGAAGGCACTCAAGCAGCAGGAATCCGTCAGCATGAACGCATAG
- a CDS encoding zinc ribbon domain-containing protein — protein sequence MTTCSACGNPFPEGARFCNHCGRSVEPGAFIAAASTRVPPPPYAYSAPVYGTVMPPYVYYPRKSVAAAIVLTIFFGPLGMFYSTTEGALIMCVVTFFSMFTGIGLLIAWPACVIWGAMAAENYNARMWYWSGARAGYPA from the coding sequence ATGACGACGTGTTCGGCTTGCGGCAATCCGTTTCCCGAAGGGGCACGCTTCTGCAATCACTGCGGCCGGAGTGTTGAGCCTGGAGCTTTCATTGCTGCGGCTTCGACTCGGGTTCCTCCGCCACCTTATGCCTACAGCGCGCCTGTGTATGGAACGGTGATGCCTCCGTATGTGTATTACCCGCGAAAGAGCGTGGCGGCTGCGATTGTGCTGACGATCTTCTTTGGCCCACTGGGTATGTTCTACAGCACGACCGAAGGCGCGCTGATTATGTGTGTCGTGACGTTCTTCTCGATGTTTACCGGGATCGGGCTGCTGATTGCGTGGCCTGCGTGTGTGATCTGGGGAGCGATGGCAGCGGAGAACTACAACGCGCGCATGTGGTACTGGTCGGGCGCGAGGGCTGGATATCCGGCTTAG
- a CDS encoding tetratricopeptide repeat protein produces the protein MRFSLQQTVLRPLVFFVIASSLPAFAAGDTAQANLLLQQGKVDQASTLLHQAISEQPGDAGAHALLCRVYYAQDMADSAVSECEKAANNAPNDSDTQMWLGRAYGLKASHANPVVAFSYARKVASSFQRAIQIDPDNVHAMNDLGEYYVDAPGIVGGGIDKAQNLASQMRTRFPAQSHRLLALIAEKKGDLTTAESEFKAAADAAKTPEAYVDLGHFYQRHHEPDKAVAPLQAAIDADRHRDAALVDAASILTAAHRSPDLAESVLREYLASSAKSDAAPAFKVHMQLGNLLASRGDTEGAHREYAAALALASHYAPARKALQGS, from the coding sequence ATGCGCTTCTCGCTTCAGCAGACCGTTCTGCGACCGCTCGTTTTCTTCGTCATCGCATCCTCTCTCCCTGCATTCGCAGCGGGCGACACCGCACAGGCCAATCTTCTGCTGCAACAGGGCAAGGTAGATCAGGCAAGCACACTACTCCATCAGGCCATCTCCGAGCAGCCCGGCGATGCAGGGGCTCATGCTCTGCTTTGCCGTGTCTACTACGCGCAGGACATGGCAGACTCCGCCGTCTCCGAGTGCGAAAAGGCCGCAAACAACGCACCGAACGACAGCGACACACAGATGTGGCTCGGCCGCGCATACGGCCTCAAAGCCTCGCACGCCAATCCCGTCGTAGCCTTCTCCTATGCGCGCAAAGTCGCCTCTTCATTTCAGCGCGCCATCCAGATCGACCCCGACAATGTCCACGCCATGAACGACCTCGGCGAATACTACGTCGACGCGCCCGGCATCGTCGGCGGAGGCATCGACAAAGCGCAAAACCTCGCCTCCCAGATGCGCACACGCTTCCCTGCCCAGTCTCATCGTCTGCTCGCGCTCATCGCCGAAAAGAAGGGCGACCTCACCACGGCAGAATCTGAGTTCAAAGCAGCAGCCGACGCAGCTAAGACCCCCGAAGCCTACGTCGATCTCGGCCACTTCTACCAGCGCCATCACGAGCCAGACAAAGCCGTCGCTCCACTCCAGGCCGCCATCGACGCCGACCGCCACCGCGACGCCGCGCTGGTCGACGCCGCCAGCATCCTAACCGCCGCCCATCGCTCACCGGACCTCGCCGAGAGCGTTCTCCGCGAGTATCTCGCATCCTCCGCCAAATCCGACGCCGCACCAGCCTTCAAGGTCCACATGCAACTCGGCAACCTGCTCGCCAGCCGCGGCGACACAGAAGGCGCCCACCGCGAATACGCTGCCGCGCTCGCACTCGCATCCCACTACGCACCCGCGCGCAAAGCCCTCCAGGGGTCGTAA
- a CDS encoding TolC family protein, whose protein sequence is MTALLRPLLRQMLACAVLVLAASPAVAQISFISAIDLAQKNSPKVQAAEAAVAKAQAALQGARDVYIPTVSGGSGLGPPSYGFPLGQPSIFNFTTQSLVYSFSQPDYIRAARAALEAANLSLKDARDAVAEDVALTYVALDRDTQRQTALAQQSGYANRLVDIVQERLDAGQDSQIGLTTARLTAAQIHLAALRADDDTIADEAHLAHLIGLPAKDLTIDSASIPVIAAPTDQPATTLPATSPAVAAAYANARAKSEIAWGDARYLWRPQITFAAQYSRFASFNNIQDYYLKFQHNNASAGIEITLPIFDAVHRAKARESAADAVLAKHDADAARDQFLEGRQKLQHATSEIAAQAEVAMLDQQLAQQQLDAMLIQLNSGTGDPDKPQVSPKDAELARIAERTKYLAVLDAKFEMRQAEINLMRQTGQLETWLKSAAAAPPSVSTTTP, encoded by the coding sequence ATGACCGCTCTGCTTCGCCCGCTGCTTCGACAGATGCTCGCCTGTGCTGTGCTTGTTCTGGCAGCCTCGCCCGCCGTGGCGCAGATCTCCTTCATCTCAGCCATCGACCTCGCACAAAAAAACAGTCCGAAGGTGCAGGCCGCCGAAGCTGCGGTAGCCAAGGCGCAAGCGGCGCTTCAAGGTGCTCGCGATGTCTACATCCCAACCGTCTCAGGCGGCTCAGGGCTGGGCCCGCCCTCCTACGGATTTCCCCTCGGGCAGCCCTCCATCTTCAACTTCACCACGCAATCGCTGGTCTACAGCTTCTCTCAGCCCGATTACATTCGCGCTGCCCGCGCAGCGCTCGAGGCTGCGAACCTTTCCCTTAAAGACGCGCGTGATGCCGTCGCCGAAGACGTCGCGCTGACCTATGTCGCGCTCGACCGGGACACGCAGCGCCAAACCGCGCTCGCGCAGCAATCCGGATACGCCAACCGCCTCGTCGATATCGTCCAGGAGCGTCTCGACGCCGGACAGGACAGCCAGATCGGCCTCACCACCGCCCGGCTCACCGCAGCACAGATTCACCTCGCCGCCCTCCGCGCCGACGACGACACCATCGCCGACGAGGCCCACCTGGCACACCTCATCGGGCTGCCCGCCAAAGACCTCACCATCGACTCCGCAAGCATCCCGGTCATTGCCGCGCCCACCGACCAGCCCGCGACAACGCTCCCCGCCACCAGCCCAGCCGTCGCCGCAGCCTACGCCAATGCCCGCGCCAAAAGCGAGATCGCCTGGGGAGACGCGCGCTATCTCTGGCGTCCCCAGATCACATTCGCTGCCCAATACAGCCGTTTTGCCTCCTTCAATAACATTCAGGACTACTACCTGAAGTTTCAGCACAACAACGCTTCGGCCGGCATCGAGATCACCCTTCCCATCTTCGACGCCGTACACAGGGCCAAGGCCCGCGAGTCCGCCGCTGACGCAGTTCTTGCCAAGCACGACGCCGACGCCGCCCGCGACCAGTTTCTCGAAGGCCGCCAGAAGCTCCAGCACGCAACCTCTGAGATCGCCGCCCAGGCCGAGGTCGCCATGCTCGACCAGCAGCTTGCCCAGCAGCAGCTCGACGCCATGCTCATCCAACTCAACTCCGGCACAGGAGACCCCGACAAGCCGCAGGTGAGCCCTAAAGACGCAGAACTCGCCCGCATCGCCGAGCGCACCAAGTACCTAGCCGTGCTCGACGCGAAGTTTGAGATGCGCCAGGCCGAGATCAACCTCATGCGCCAGACCGGGCAACTCGAAACATGGCTCAAGTCCGCCGCCGCAGCGCCGCCGTCAGTCTCGACCACAACTCCCTAA
- a CDS encoding AbrB/MazE/SpoVT family DNA-binding domain-containing protein produces MESALTIKGQITIPKAMREKLHLAPGDKVKFFLHPDGSLAILPKLPASSLRGMLRYSGPPVSLAEMEAGIAHGATARYRRYQRQK; encoded by the coding sequence ATGGAATCCGCGCTCACTATCAAAGGCCAGATCACCATTCCCAAAGCAATGCGGGAAAAGCTCCACCTTGCGCCAGGTGATAAGGTGAAGTTCTTTCTTCACCCTGACGGCAGCCTCGCCATCCTTCCGAAGCTCCCTGCCTCTTCTTTGAGAGGAATGCTCCGTTACTCAGGCCCCCCGGTCTCTCTCGCAGAGATGGAGGCTGGCATTGCTCATGGCGCTACGGCCAGATACCGGCGTTATCAGCGGCAGAAATGA
- a CDS encoding DUF507 family protein, which yields MARDKRDHVVFERDQIVGMHWLFIVSERPVGRTKAIEIQHDIFSGKSMIFSKDYVGYLARQTVKELVAAKVIRTDKPEALNERVAAAMVDELSLEDRINDEVRVILEAFQDDMRKTGASYPEMFKKVKNELARKYKAVL from the coding sequence ATGGCCCGCGATAAACGCGATCATGTCGTCTTTGAGCGAGATCAGATTGTCGGGATGCATTGGCTCTTTATTGTCTCAGAAAGACCGGTGGGCCGCACAAAGGCGATTGAAATTCAGCATGATATATTCAGTGGTAAGTCAATGATTTTCTCGAAAGATTACGTTGGATATCTGGCGCGCCAGACAGTCAAGGAGCTGGTAGCCGCCAAGGTGATTCGCACGGACAAACCGGAAGCCCTGAATGAGCGCGTGGCCGCCGCCATGGTCGATGAACTGTCGTTGGAGGACCGCATCAATGACGAGGTTCGTGTGATCCTCGAAGCGTTCCAGGACGATATGCGCAAGACTGGCGCGAGCTATCCGGAGATGTTCAAAAAGGTCAAGAACGAGCTGGCCCGCAAGTATAAGGCGGTGCTATGA